A single region of the Ptychodera flava strain L36383 chromosome 9, AS_Pfla_20210202, whole genome shotgun sequence genome encodes:
- the LOC139140144 gene encoding endoglucanase 1-like codes for MGKILVLSVLGFVLFAVILSCQGEGEFYELPPPENPEYDEDDDEDDDDRRKRSSGYDYDTALGYSILFYEAQRSGKLPANNRISWRADSAMDDKGLNGEDLTGGWYDAGDHVKFNLPMAYSASTLAWGVIEFEDAYRSAGELENVRNSIRWPCEYFIKCHTEKYEYYYQVGDPGLDHKYWGRPEDMTMDRPAFKCDVNTPCSDVAAETAAALSACSMVFKDVDPEFSAQCLSHARELYEFADAVQGVYPLQYYYKSRSFGDELAWAACWLYYATSEAEFLDDAENHFVKYNLKPRAYAFGWGDKKPGVQLLLHHLIKDDTYYMSRFKKYLDNWLPGKKLSYTPLGLVMRSSWGSDRYAAGTAAVAIIAAKYGVAPVDSYVEWAKTQIDFILGDGGHSFMVGFGENPPERPHHRASSCPPLGEQCNSANSFKYDGPNHNVLTGAVVGGVDGNDNWNDNRGDYVQNEVACDYNAGFQTATAGLIHFRNEGHPAFD; via the exons ATGGGCAAGATTCTCGTTCTCTCCGTGCTGGGCTTCGTTCTCTTCGCAGTCATTCTGAGCTGCCAGGGCGAGGGTGAGTTCTACGAACTGCCTCCACCAGAGAATCCAGAATACGATGAAGATGACGATGAAGACGACGATGACCGCCGGAAACGTTCCTCGG GATACGACTACGATACAGCTCTCGGTTACTCCATACTGTTCTACGAAGCCCAACGTTCCGGCAAACTGCCCGCTAACAACCGAATAAGCTGGCGCGCAGACTCTGCGATGGACGATAAAGGTTTGAATGGAGAGGATCTTACAGGGGGATGGTATGACG CTGGCGACCACGTGAAGTTCAATCTTCCAATGGCTTACTCCGCAAGTACACTGGCCTGGGGAGTCATCGAATTCGAAGACGCTTACAGATCAGCCGGCGAGTTGGAAAACGTCAGGAACAGTATCAGATGGCCgtgtgaatatttcatcaaatgccACACTGAAAAGTACGAATACTATTATCAG GTAGGTGACCCGGGTCTTGACCACAAGTACTGGGGCCGACCCGAGGATATGACGATGGACCGCCCGGCATTCAAGTGTGACGTCAACACGCCGTGCTCAGACGTTGCTGCGGAAACTGCGGCTGCGCTGTCCGCGTGCTCCATGGTTTTCAAGGACGTCG ATCCTGAATTTTCGGCGCAATGTCTGAGCCATGCAAGAGAATTGTACGAGTTTGCCGATGCTGTGCAAGGAGTATACCCACTACAATACTATTATAA GTCAAGATCATTCGGGGATGAACTAGCCTGGGCTGCATGCTGGCTGTATTATGCTACCAGTGAAGCCGAATTCCTTGATGATGCAGAGAACCATTTCGTCAAGTACAATTTGAAACCCAGGGCCTATGCCTTCGGCTGGGGTGACAAGAAACCCGGTGTTCAG TTACTCCTCCATCATCTCATAAAAGATGATACATATTACATGAGCAGGTTCAAGAAGTACTTGGACAACTGGCTGccgggaaaaaaattgtcttacaCGCCCTTAGGACTGGTTATGAGAAGCAGCTGGGGTTCCGATCGCTATGCAG CTGGCACTGCCGCTGTCGCGATTATCGCAGCTAAATATGGCGTAGCGCCGGTGGACTCGTATGTGGAATGGGCAAAGACTCAGATTGATTTCATTCTCGGGGACGGCGGTCACAGTTTCATGGTCGGGTTCGGTGAGAATCCACCCGAGCGCCCGCATCATAGAGCCAG CTCCTGCCCGCCTCTCGGTGAACAGTGTAATTCAGCCAACAGTTTCAAATATGACGGTCCGAACCATAACGTACTTACCGGCGCCGTCGTCGGTGGGGTTGACGGCAACGACAACTGGAACGACAACCGAGGTGACTACGTCCAGAATGAAGTGGCGTGTGACTACAACGCTGGCTTCCAAACAGCCACCGCCG GATTGATTCACTTCAGAAACGAAGGACACCCTGCTTTTGATTGA
- the LOC139140145 gene encoding endoglucanase G-like produces MDKILVLSVAGLFLSALLRIGDCQYERPPPDIPDIDEDEDELDLDSDDFRKKRSANVYDYDLAIHNSILFYEAQRSGKLPANNRISWRGDSAMDDKGLKGENLTGGWYDAGDHMKFNLPMAFATTMLAWGTIEFEDAYRSAGELDNVRDSIKWTCDYFIKCHTGPDEYYYQVGDPSKDHSYWGRPEEMTMERPAYKCDPTVPCSDVAAETAAALTACSIVFKDVDSEYSDKCISHARDLYKFAVKYPGKYPLQSYYRSNTYWDEIAWASCWLYKATKEENYLSDSQNYFATKRLKFRAYAFGWGDKKPGVQLMLYLLTNDEQYLKRYKRYVDCWLTGSRLPYTPKGLVMRNNWGSNRYAANTAAIALIASKYGVEPVDEYVSWAKSQIDYILGDGGHSFMVGFGENPPQRPHHRSSSCPPPGEPCNNRNSFKYDGPNHNELTGAIVGGVDGDDWWTDNRRDYVQNEVACDYNAGFQTATAGLIYFRNNGHPAF; encoded by the exons ATGGACAAAATTCTTGTCCTGTCAGTCGCGGGGCTCTTTCTCTCAGCTTTGTTACGAATCGGCGACTGTCAGTATGAGCGGCCCCCGCCGGACATTCCCGACATTGACGAAGACGAAGATGAACTCGATTTGGACTCGGATGATTTTCGAAAGAAGCGATCAGCTAACG TTTATGACTACGACTTGGCAATCCACAACTCTATACTGTTCTACGAAGCCCAACGTTCCGGCAAACTGCCCGCTAACAACCGAATAAGCTGGCGTGGAGACTCTGCGATGGACGATAAAGGTTTGAAAGGAGAGAATCTTACAGGGGGATGGTATGACG CTGGCGATCATATGAAGTTTAATCTTCCAATGGCCTTCGCCACAACTATGCTGGCCTGGGGAACTATCGAATTCGAAGACGCGTACAGATCAGCCGGCGAGTTGGACAACGTCAGGGACAGCATTAAATGGACGTGCGACTATTTCATCAAATGCCACACTGGACCGGACGAGTACTACTATCAG GTCGGTGACCCGAGTAAAGACCACAGTTACTGGGGACGACCGGAGGAGATGACGATGGAACGCCCGGCATACAAGTGTGACCCGACCGTGCCCTGCTCCGATGTAGCTGCAGAAACTGCGGCTGCGCTGACCGCTTGCTCCATCGTCTTCAAGGACGTCG ATTCCGAATACTCCGATAAATGTATCAGTCACGCACGAGATTTGTACAAGTTTGCTGTCAAATATCCTGGGAAATACCCGCTGCAGTCGTACTACAG ATCAAATACGTACTGGGACGAAATAGCATGGGCCAGCTGTTGGCTGTATAAGGCCACCAAGGAAGAAAACTATCTATCGGATAGCCAGAACTATTTCGCGACAAAACGCCTGAAATTTCGAGCGTACGCATTTGGTTGGGGCGACAAGAAACCCGGTGTCCAG CTCATGCTTTATCTTCTTACGAACGATGAGCAATACTTGAAACGATACAAGAGGTACGTGGATTGCTGGCTCACTGGCAGCAGACTTCCGTACACGCCTAAGGGACTCGTCATGCGTAATAACTGGGGCTCAAATCGATATGCAG CCAACACGGCAGCCATTGCGCTCATCGCATCCAAGTATGGGGTAGAACCCGTGGACGAGTATGTGAGTTGGGCTAAAAGCCAGATCGACTACATTCTCGGAGACGGTGGCCACAGTTTCATGGTAGGATTCGGTGAGAATCCACCCCAGCGTCCGCATCACAGATCAAG TTCATGCCCGCCTCCCGGCGAACCGTGTAACAACAGGAACAGTTTTAAGTACGACGGCCCGAACCATAATGAACTCACTGGCGCCATCGTTGGTGGCGTCGACGGCGATGATTGGTGGACCGACAACAGGAGGGACTACGTCCAGAACGAAGTGGCGTGTGACTACAACGCTGGCTTTCAAACGGCCACCGCCG GATTGATTTACTTCAGGAACAACGGACATCCAGCATTTTAA